A region of the bacterium genome:
GGTCAGGGCGAGCCAGGAGAACGCCTCCAGGCTCCTGGCCGCGGGTCATCTCATCATCGCGTTCCCCGAGGGCGTGAGAGGCATAGGCAAGACCTACGACGAGCGCTACAAGATCAAACGATTCGGCAAGGGCGGCTTCGTGAGGCTGGCCATGCGCACGCGCGTCCCGATCGTGCCGGTCGCGATCGTGGGCTCCGAGGAGGTCCACCCCATCATCTGGAAGTCTCACCGCTTCGCGGAGCCGCTGGGGCTCCCCTTCATCCCCTTCACGCCGACGTTCCCGTGGCTGGGGCCGCTGGGGCTGGTCCCACTGCCGAGCAAATGGAAGATCGTATTCATGAAGCCGGTGTCGTTCGCAAAATGCTCGTCGCGCGACGCGGAGAAAGAAAACCTTGTGCAGAGAAAGGCCGATCAGATAAAAGATGCCGTCCAGAGGACGCTGGATCGCGAGCTGGCCGGGCGAAAGAGCGTATGGGCATAGGGGGAGAGACGAGATGAAGAAAAACAGGAAAGACGAGAAAAAAGAGATGGTCGAGAGGCTCAAGAGGATAGAGGATCAGATCAGCGCGAAGGCCCACCCCATGCAGGACTTCTCCACGCTCAAGATTGCGCTGCTCGACGTGATCGAAGTCCTGAAAGGGATACTGGAGGAGGAAAAATGCTCAAGATAGATTATGCGAACCTCATGTCGGACGCGGTCGGCGCAGGGGACGGACTCACCGGCGCCGAGATCTCGACGCTAGCCGATTCCGTGAAGGCGGCGCACAAGAAGTTCGGCCAGTGGCGCGCAGACAAGGCGGCCGTCTTCTTCGACGTGGTGAACGACGCCGAGATCACGAAGGGGATCCCGGAAAAAGCGACGCTGATCGCGAAGGATTTCGACAACCTCGTGGTGCTCGGCATCGGCGGCTCCTCCCTCGGCATGCGGTGCCTCGCCCAGGCCCTGCTGCCTGCGCAATGGAACCTCCGGACGAAAGAGGCCCGAGGAGGAAAACCCAGGCTCTTCGTCTGCGATAACATAGACCCTGACTCGTACTCGGCCCTGCTG
Encoded here:
- a CDS encoding lysophospholipid acyltransferase family protein, whose product is MTPTHGKHDSLIKTVEALASRADEFLSSPMARWITLVMKDAIQGKGSDEFGMDPTFMDLARPVFQFLYHQYFRVEVQGLRNVPTRGPAILVANHAGALPYDGAMTHLAVFNGTGERRGVRFLVDDFAYDLPLIGTLIQRLGGVRASQENASRLLAAGHLIIAFPEGVRGIGKTYDERYKIKRFGKGGFVRLAMRTRVPIVPVAIVGSEEVHPIIWKSHRFAEPLGLPFIPFTPTFPWLGPLGLVPLPSKWKIVFMKPVSFAKCSSRDAEKENLVQRKADQIKDAVQRTLDRELAGRKSVWA